Genomic window (Aquimarina sp. BL5):
TATCCATGATCCATAAGAAAGGAGTTTTGGTCTTTATGACAAACAATGTGATAGCAATCAAAATTCCAATTGCGCCACCGTGACTAGCCAGGCCAGCAAAACCTGTGAAATCCCAACCTTCTGATGATATTTTGAATGGAAGGAAAATTTCTAAAGGGTGTTGCCAGAAATATGCAAAATCATAAAATAAACAATGTCCTAATCTTGCTCCAACCAAAGTGCCAATAAATACGTAATTGGTAAGAGTGTCTAGGTTTTTTAATGGAATGTTTTCCGAAAGAAATATCTTTTTTAGAATGGTATAACTTAACAATAGTCCAGTAACAAAAAATAATCCGTAATACTTTATTGGAAAAACACCAAAGAGAGTAGTAATTTCTGGATCAACGTTCCAATATAATGGTTCCATAAATTCTAATAATACAATTCATCAGTTCTGAGATTCAGAAAACGTTGTGTAGCAAAAAATGTACTTATCCAGGTGATCAAAACACCTACTCCAAAAACTCCTCCAAATAAACCAATTAGCAATATTTTGTCACTAAGCAATGCTAATTCTGGGAAAGCTTTGTCGAGATAATATAAAACGACTGCAACTCCAATGAGAGCAAGAATGGCTCCGATCATTCCCAAACGAACACTTTTCCAAACAAAAGGCCTGCGAATAAATCTTTTGGTAGCGCCTACCATCTGCATGGTTTTAATAATAAAACGTTTAGAATATACAGAAAGTCGAATGGAACTATTGATAAGAAGTACAGCGATAAAAGTAAAAATTCCACTAATTAATAGTGCCCAAAAACTTATTTTCTTGATGTTATCATTTAATAGAGAGATCAATGGCTTATCATAAGTTACTTCATCAACAAAATCTTTTTTAGTAATAGATGTTGTGATTTCATCAATCTTTACCTGATCTACAAAATCGGCTTTTAGATATACGTCAATCGAATTCTGAAGAGGGTTGTATCCAAGAAAATCCATAAAATTTTCTCCAATGTCCTTGCTATGTTCTTCCGCAGCTTCATCTTTAGAGATGTAAGTAGTCGATTTTGTATATTCTGATAGCGCTAAGCTTTTTTCCATTTGTTTGATCTCAACTTCTTTGGCAGTATC
Coding sequences:
- a CDS encoding ABC transporter permease, whose amino-acid sequence is MSSSFEKYQKRRLISSYFSVVISISLVLFLLGLLGLLVLNTKKVADHFKEKIALTIYLKDTAKEVEIKQMEKSLALSEYTKSTTYISKDEAAEEHSKDIGENFMDFLGYNPLQNSIDVYLKADFVDQVKIDEITTSITKKDFVDEVTYDKPLISLLNDNIKKISFWALLISGIFTFIAVLLINSSIRLSVYSKRFIIKTMQMVGATKRFIRRPFVWKSVRLGMIGAILALIGVAVVLYYLDKAFPELALLSDKILLIGLFGGVFGVGVLITWISTFFATQRFLNLRTDELYY